A region from the Citrobacter koseri ATCC BAA-895 genome encodes:
- the ribD gene encoding bifunctional diaminohydroxyphosphoribosylaminopyrimidine deaminase/5-amino-6-(5-phosphoribosylamino)uracil reductase RibD: MLDEFYMARALKLAQRGRFTTHPNPNVGCVIVKDGEIVGEGYHHRAGEPHAEVHALRMAGDKAKGATAYVTLEPCSHHGRTPPCCDALIAAGVARVVAAMQDPNPQVAGRGLYRLQQAGIDVSHGLMMSETEQLNKGFLKRMRTGFPYVQLKLGASLDGRTAMASGESQWITSPQARRDVQRLRAQSHAILTSSATVLADDPALTVRWPELDASTQTLYPQENLRQPIRIVLDSQNRVTPEHRIVQQPGDTWFARTQDDSRIWPETVRSLRVPEHNGHLDLVVLMMLLGKQQINSIWVEAGPVLAGALLQAGVVDELIVYVAPKLLGSDARGLCVLPGLEKLSEAPHFKFNEIRHVGPDVCLHLIPA, from the coding sequence ATGCTGGATGAGTTTTACATGGCGCGTGCGCTGAAGCTGGCGCAGCGCGGGCGTTTCACCACGCACCCGAACCCGAATGTAGGCTGTGTGATCGTCAAAGATGGCGAAATCGTTGGCGAAGGCTACCATCATCGCGCGGGTGAACCGCATGCTGAAGTCCATGCGCTGCGTATGGCGGGAGACAAAGCCAAAGGCGCGACCGCGTATGTCACGCTTGAACCGTGTAGCCATCATGGCCGTACGCCGCCGTGCTGCGATGCGTTGATTGCCGCTGGCGTGGCACGGGTCGTTGCGGCGATGCAGGACCCCAATCCGCAGGTCGCGGGACGTGGGCTGTACCGTTTGCAGCAGGCGGGGATCGACGTCAGCCACGGGCTGATGATGAGCGAAACGGAACAGCTGAACAAAGGTTTCCTCAAGCGGATGCGCACTGGCTTCCCGTATGTGCAGCTCAAGCTCGGCGCATCGCTGGATGGCCGCACGGCGATGGCCAGCGGTGAAAGCCAGTGGATTACCTCCCCGCAGGCGCGGCGCGATGTGCAGCGTTTACGGGCGCAAAGCCATGCGATTCTGACCAGCAGCGCGACGGTGCTGGCCGACGACCCGGCGTTAACGGTTCGCTGGCCTGAACTGGATGCCTCAACCCAGACTCTCTATCCGCAGGAAAACCTGCGTCAGCCGATTCGCATTGTCCTCGACAGCCAAAACCGCGTGACGCCGGAGCACCGTATTGTGCAGCAGCCGGGAGATACCTGGTTTGCCCGTACACAGGACGATTCCCGCATCTGGCCTGAGACGGTTCGCAGCCTGCGGGTGCCGGAGCATAACGGTCATCTGGATCTGGTGGTGCTGATGATGCTGTTGGGTAAACAGCAGATTAACAGCATCTGGGTGGAGGCCGGGCCGGTGCTTGCGGGCGCGCTGTTGCAGGCGGGCGTGGTGGACGAGCTTATCGTCTATGTTGCGCCTAAACTGTTAGGAAGTGATGCGCGAGGATTATGTGTGCTGCCGGGGCTTGAGAAACTGAGCGAGGCACCCCATTTTAAATTCAACGAGATACGCCATGTAGGCCCGGATGTTTGCCTGCATTTGATTCCCGCGTAA
- a CDS encoding nucleoside-specific channel-forming protein Tsx, translating to MKKTLLAAGAVLALSSSFTVNAAENDKPQYLSDWWHQSVNVVGSYHTRFGPQLRNDTYLEYEAFAKKDWFDFYGYMDAPVFFGGNTNAKGIWNHGSPLFMEIEPRFSIDKLTGADLSFGPFKEWYFANNYIYDMGRNKSGRQSTWYMGLGTDIETGLPMSLSLNVYAKYQWQNYLADNENEWDGYRFKVKYFVPLTELWGGNLSYIGFTNFDWGSDLGDSQYRTSNSIASSHILALNYDHWHYSVVARYFHNGGQWENGAQPVWQSETVKATGWGGYLVVGYNF from the coding sequence ATGAAAAAAACATTACTTGCAGCCGGTGCAGTGCTGGCGCTCTCATCGTCCTTTACTGTTAACGCAGCAGAAAATGACAAACCGCAATACCTTTCAGACTGGTGGCACCAGAGCGTTAACGTCGTAGGCAGCTACCATACCCGTTTCGGACCGCAGCTCCGTAACGATACCTATCTGGAATATGAAGCATTCGCGAAAAAAGACTGGTTCGATTTCTACGGCTATATGGATGCGCCGGTATTCTTCGGCGGTAACACCAACGCGAAGGGTATCTGGAACCACGGTTCCCCGCTGTTCATGGAAATTGAACCGCGTTTCTCTATCGACAAACTGACCGGAGCCGACCTGAGCTTTGGCCCGTTCAAAGAGTGGTATTTCGCTAACAACTACATCTATGACATGGGTCGTAACAAGTCTGGCCGTCAGAGCACCTGGTACATGGGTCTGGGTACTGACATCGAAACCGGTCTGCCGATGAGCCTGTCTCTGAACGTCTATGCGAAGTACCAGTGGCAGAACTACCTGGCTGATAACGAAAACGAGTGGGACGGCTACCGTTTCAAAGTGAAATACTTCGTGCCACTCACCGAGCTGTGGGGCGGCAACCTGAGCTACATCGGTTTCACTAACTTTGACTGGGGCTCCGATCTGGGCGACTCTCAGTACCGTACCAGCAACTCTATCGCATCCAGCCACATCCTGGCGCTGAACTACGATCACTGGCACTACTCTGTGGTGGCTCGTTACTTCCATAACGGCGGACAGTGGGAAAACGGCGCTCAGCCGGTATGGCAATCCGAAACGGTTAAAGCTACCGGTTGGGGTGGCTACCTGGTTGTCGGTTACAACTTCTAA
- the nusB gene encoding transcription antitermination factor NusB gives MKPAARRRARECAVQALYSWQLSQNDIADVEYQFLAEQDVKDVDVLYFRELLSGVATNSAYLDGLMKPYLSRLLEELGQVEKAVLRIALFELSKRSDVPYKVAINEAIELAKTFGAEDSHKFVNGVLDKAAPVIRPNKK, from the coding sequence GTGAAACCTGCTGCTCGTCGCCGCGCTCGTGAGTGTGCCGTTCAGGCGCTCTACTCCTGGCAGTTGTCCCAGAACGACATCGCTGATGTTGAATACCAGTTCCTGGCGGAACAGGACGTAAAAGATGTCGACGTTCTGTATTTCCGTGAACTGCTGTCCGGGGTGGCGACTAACAGCGCGTACCTGGACGGATTGATGAAACCGTACCTATCTCGTCTGCTGGAAGAGCTGGGTCAGGTAGAAAAAGCTGTGCTGCGTATTGCGCTGTTTGAACTGTCTAAACGTAGCGATGTGCCATATAAAGTGGCCATCAACGAAGCGATTGAACTGGCGAAGACCTTCGGTGCCGAAGACAGCCACAAGTTCGTCAACGGCGTACTGGACAAAGCAGCACCTGTGATTCGCCCCAACAAAAAGTAA
- the ribH gene encoding 6,7-dimethyl-8-ribityllumazine synthase, with protein MNIIEANVATPDARVAITIARFNNFINDSLLEGAIDALKRIGQVKDENITVVWVPGAYELPLAAGALAKTGKYDAVIALGTVIRGGTAHFEYVAGGASNGLAHVAQDSEIPVAFGVLTTESIEQAIERAGTKAGNKGAEAALTALEMINVLKAIKA; from the coding sequence ATGAACATTATTGAAGCTAACGTTGCTACCCCGGACGCTCGCGTCGCCATCACCATTGCGCGTTTCAACAATTTTATCAATGACAGCCTGCTAGAAGGCGCGATTGACGCCCTGAAGCGTATTGGTCAGGTAAAAGATGAAAATATTACCGTGGTTTGGGTTCCTGGCGCGTATGAACTGCCGCTGGCGGCTGGCGCATTGGCAAAAACCGGTAAATATGACGCGGTGATTGCGCTGGGTACAGTGATTCGTGGCGGTACCGCGCACTTTGAATATGTGGCTGGCGGTGCAAGCAACGGCCTGGCGCACGTCGCCCAGGACAGCGAAATCCCGGTAGCCTTTGGTGTTCTGACCACTGAAAGTATTGAACAAGCCATTGAACGTGCTGGCACTAAAGCTGGCAACAAAGGTGCGGAAGCCGCACTGACCGCGCTTGAAATGATTAATGTATTGAAAGCCATCAAGGCCTGA
- the nrdR gene encoding transcriptional regulator NrdR, whose protein sequence is MHCPFCFAVDTKVIDSRLVGEGSSVRRRRQCLVCNERFTTFEVAELVMPRVVKSNDVREPFNEEKLRSGMLRALEKRPVSSDDVEMALNHIKSQLRATGEREVPSKMIGNLVMEQLKKLDKVAYIRFASVYRSFEDIKEFGEEIARLQD, encoded by the coding sequence ATGCATTGCCCATTCTGTTTCGCCGTAGACACTAAGGTTATTGACTCTCGTCTCGTGGGTGAGGGCTCTTCCGTACGCCGCCGTCGGCAGTGTCTGGTCTGTAATGAACGTTTCACTACCTTTGAAGTGGCAGAGCTTGTTATGCCGCGCGTAGTGAAAAGTAACGATGTGCGTGAACCTTTCAACGAAGAGAAGTTGCGCAGCGGTATGCTAAGAGCGCTGGAAAAACGCCCTGTCAGCTCTGATGACGTCGAAATGGCGTTGAATCACATCAAATCACAGCTGCGAGCCACCGGGGAACGCGAAGTTCCCAGCAAAATGATTGGCAACCTGGTGATGGAGCAACTGAAAAAGCTCGATAAAGTGGCTTACATCCGCTTTGCCTCCGTCTATCGGAGTTTCGAAGACATCAAAGAATTCGGCGAAGAGATTGCTCGCCTACAGGATTAA
- a CDS encoding DUF3251 domain-containing protein translates to MTRRYLRILLVGSLFSLSACAQQSEVRQMNQSVSTLNTEMAQLNQETVKITQQNMLNAKSTSGVYLLPGSKTPARLNSQIGTLRMSLVNIAPNADGTRVTLRIQGESNDPLPAFSGTVEYGQIQGTTDNYQEVNVQNQLINAPASILAPSDVDIPLQLNGLTPDQLGFVRVHDIQPVNQ, encoded by the coding sequence ATGACAAGACGTTACCTAAGAATTCTCCTGGTGGGAAGCCTCTTTAGCCTGAGCGCCTGCGCGCAGCAGAGCGAAGTTCGCCAGATGAACCAAAGCGTCAGCACGCTGAATACGGAAATGGCGCAGTTAAACCAGGAAACCGTGAAGATTACTCAGCAAAATATGTTGAATGCGAAATCCACCAGCGGGGTCTATCTGCTGCCGGGTTCAAAAACGCCTGCCCGCCTGAACAGTCAGATCGGTACGTTGCGTATGTCCCTGGTGAATATCGCACCCAATGCCGACGGCACACGCGTGACGCTGCGCATTCAGGGAGAATCCAACGATCCGTTACCGGCGTTTAGCGGTACTGTCGAATACGGGCAGATTCAGGGCACCACGGATAACTATCAGGAAGTGAATGTCCAGAATCAACTGATTAACGCCCCGGCCAGCATCCTGGCGCCGAGCGATGTGGACATCCCGTTACAATTAAACGGATTGACGCCCGACCAGTTAGGTTTTGTCCGCGTTCACGATATCCAGCCTGTTAATCAATAA